One window of the Methanobrevibacter sp. TMH8 genome contains the following:
- a CDS encoding 4Fe-4S binding protein codes for MIVKDWCMFCGECAGVCPRNLIEVKEFSLIFDDSECRECSTCVNVCPVTALQKE; via the coding sequence ATGATAGTTAAAGATTGGTGTATGTTTTGTGGAGAATGCGCGGGAGTATGTCCAAGGAATCTAATTGAAGTTAAAGAATTTTCTTTGATATTCGATGATAGTGAATGTAGAGAATGTAGTACATGTGTTAATGTTTGTCCTGTTACAGCATTACAAAAAGAATAA
- a CDS encoding DapH/DapD/GlmU-related protein: protein MASLLGIFNEDSDEFYQKLAKENIKLGVNYKRFSKPPVFGKNILLRSNSVIYNDVVIGDDFKSGHNVVIRENTTIGDDVLIGTNTVIEGNCTIGSNVRIQSNVYIPTNSVIEDNVFIGPCACFTNDRYPVRVEYELKGPQIRKGASVGANTTFLSNIEVGQGAIVAAGAVVTRTVPPFYLAIGTPAKIKPLPEHLRVSNML from the coding sequence ATGGCTAGTCTACTAGGAATTTTTAATGAAGATAGTGATGAGTTTTATCAAAAGCTAGCTAAAGAAAATATTAAACTTGGGGTTAACTATAAAAGGTTTAGTAAACCTCCTGTTTTTGGAAAAAACATTTTACTTCGTTCTAATTCTGTTATTTACAATGATGTTGTTATTGGAGATGATTTCAAATCTGGTCACAATGTTGTTATAAGAGAAAATACTACAATTGGGGATGATGTTCTAATAGGGACTAATACTGTTATTGAAGGAAATTGTACTATTGGTTCTAATGTCAGAATTCAATCTAATGTATATATTCCTACTAATAGTGTTATTGAAGACAATGTCTTTATAGGGCCTTGTGCTTGTTTCACAAATGACCGATATCCTGTTAGAGTTGAATATGAATTGAAAGGGCCTCAAATTAGAAAAGGTGCTTCTGTTGGAGCTAATACCACATTTTTATCAAATATTGAAGTAGGTCAAGGAGCTATTGTAGCTGCAGGGGCTGTTGTAACAAGAACTGTTCCTCCGTTTTATCTAGCTATTGGAACTCCAGCAAAAATTAAACCATTACCTGAACATTTAAGAGTATCTAACATGCTTTAA
- a CDS encoding 30S ribosomal protein S6e: MAFKVVVSDKSESYQIEVDTNERQIIGLAIGDELDGDLIGLEGYTLKITGGSDKNGFPMKKDIEGPRRVKSLLTGGVGYKPKAAGVKRRKTLRGNTISDDIVQISTIVSKAGNKSINDILNPEAEAEAEGEAPAE; this comes from the coding sequence TTGGCATTTAAAGTTGTTGTTTCAGATAAAAGTGAAAGTTACCAAATAGAAGTAGATACTAATGAAAGACAAATTATTGGTTTAGCTATTGGTGATGAATTAGATGGAGATTTAATAGGACTTGAAGGATATACATTAAAAATCACTGGTGGAAGTGATAAGAATGGATTTCCTATGAAAAAAGATATCGAAGGTCCTAGAAGAGTTAAAAGTTTATTAACTGGTGGAGTAGGTTACAAACCTAAAGCTGCAGGTGTTAAAAGAAGAAAAACATTAAGAGGAAATACTATCTCTGATGATATTGTTCAAATTAGTACTATTGTATCTAAAGCTGGTAATAAATCAATTAATGATATACTTAATCCTGAAGCAGAAGCTGAAGCAGAAGGCGAAGCTCCTGCAGAATAG
- a CDS encoding DUF359 domain-containing protein produces MLILDKNLRDEFKKPLGEVYPIFDNAIPKIKSSKFLISVGDATTNNLLKNKIYPNISIIDNLIQRKDHDHDIIYTENFLNAENPPGTITDDLWETIELAISNATKNNERQLIIVEGEEDLAVLPCILLAPENSIVLYGQPNEGLVFLNVSDVKDRANELIQSLKRV; encoded by the coding sequence GTGTTAATCCTAGATAAAAATTTAAGAGATGAGTTTAAAAAACCTTTAGGTGAAGTTTATCCAATATTTGATAATGCAATACCTAAAATTAAATCATCTAAGTTTTTAATATCTGTTGGAGATGCTACTACTAATAATCTTCTTAAAAATAAAATTTATCCAAATATTAGTATTATTGATAATCTTATTCAAAGAAAAGATCATGATCACGATATTATTTATACAGAAAATTTTTTAAATGCTGAAAATCCTCCAGGAACCATTACTGATGATCTATGGGAAACCATAGAATTAGCTATTAGTAATGCAACAAAAAATAATGAAAGACAACTTATTATTGTTGAAGGGGAAGAAGATCTTGCAGTTCTTCCATGCATATTATTGGCTCCTGAAAATTCAATTGTTCTTTATGGACAACCTAATGAAGGATTAGTTTTTTTAAATGTTTCTGATGTGAAGGATAGGGCTAATGAACTTATTCAATCATTGAAAAGGGTTTAG
- a CDS encoding inorganic diphosphatase, whose product MNLWTELTPGSEFPEVINAVIEIPKGSRNKYEYDKEMEAFALDRVLYSSVVYPADYGFIPQTIYDDGDPMDIMVLMEQPTFPGCVIASRPIGIMGMIDGGDKDYKILAVPVDDPKFKDINNISDLPSHLLDEIKEFFLTYKNLEGKKVEVLGWEDAEVAKKEAIRSIDLYKEKY is encoded by the coding sequence ATGAATTTATGGACTGAACTAACTCCAGGATCTGAATTTCCTGAAGTAATAAATGCAGTAATTGAAATTCCAAAAGGATCAAGAAACAAATATGAATATGATAAAGAAATGGAAGCATTTGCTTTAGATAGAGTATTATATTCTTCAGTGGTTTATCCTGCGGATTATGGCTTTATACCTCAAACTATTTATGATGATGGGGATCCAATGGATATTATGGTATTGATGGAACAACCAACTTTTCCAGGTTGTGTAATTGCTTCAAGACCTATTGGTATTATGGGGATGATTGATGGTGGAGATAAAGATTACAAGATATTAGCTGTTCCTGTAGATGATCCTAAATTTAAAGACATTAATAATATATCTGATCTTCCTTCTCACCTTTTAGATGAAATTAAAGAATTTTTCTTGACTTACAAAAATCTTGAAGGAAAAAAAGTAGAAGTTTTGGGTTGGGAAGATGCTGAAGTAGCTAAAAAAGAAGCTATACGGTCTATTGATCTTTACAAAGAAAAATATTAA
- a CDS encoding DNA-directed RNA polymerase → MYYLTKIEDTVRIPPYRFEDPLEEVAIETLNESYNGRLDKKLGLLVSVNDIETIGEGKVIMGDGAAYHEVTFNAVFFKPELYEIIDGEVIEIAEFGAFIRIGPMDGLVHVSQVTDDYINYDSKRGALLAKESKKSLEEGNKVRARIVAVSLKGKSTKETRIGLTMRQAGLGRFEWIEAEKDKSKNKSKDKSKDKSKNKK, encoded by the coding sequence TTGTATTATTTAACAAAAATTGAGGATACTGTTAGAATTCCACCTTATCGGTTTGAAGATCCTCTAGAAGAAGTAGCTATTGAAACTTTAAATGAATCTTACAATGGTAGACTTGATAAAAAATTAGGTTTACTTGTTAGTGTGAATGATATAGAAACTATTGGTGAAGGAAAAGTAATTATGGGTGATGGTGCTGCTTACCATGAAGTAACTTTTAATGCAGTATTCTTTAAACCAGAATTATATGAAATCATTGATGGAGAAGTTATTGAAATAGCTGAGTTTGGAGCTTTCATTAGAATTGGTCCAATGGATGGATTGGTTCATGTTTCACAAGTTACTGATGATTATATTAACTATGATTCAAAAAGAGGAGCTTTACTTGCTAAAGAATCTAAAAAATCTCTTGAAGAAGGGAATAAAGTTAGAGCTAGAATTGTAGCTGTTAGTTTGAAAGGTAAATCTACAAAAGAAACTAGAATTGGTCTTACTATGAGACAAGCTGGTTTAGGACGATTTGAGTGGATTGAAGCAGAAAAAGATAAAAGCAAAAATAAAAGCAAAGATAAAAGCAAAGATAAAAGCAAAAATAAAAAATAA
- a CDS encoding PIN domain-containing protein, which translates to MIPFQFNVDIIDELEKAFPSYKLITPNFVINELVGLKKNLKGKDRVAAGIALKIAKSSNIKIEDISLKTNESVDDALIRTSKVLATNDIELRKKAREHGITVIYLRQKKYVVADGYLE; encoded by the coding sequence ATGATTCCCTTTCAGTTCAATGTTGATATAATTGATGAACTTGAAAAAGCTTTTCCTTCTTATAAGTTAATCACTCCAAATTTCGTAATAAATGAGTTAGTTGGCTTAAAAAAGAATTTAAAAGGCAAAGACAGGGTTGCAGCAGGAATAGCTCTAAAAATAGCTAAGTCGTCCAATATTAAAATTGAAGATATATCTCTTAAAACTAATGAATCTGTTGATGATGCATTAATTCGAACTTCAAAAGTTTTAGCTACTAATGATATTGAACTAAGAAAAAAAGCAAGAGAACATGGAATAACTGTTATTTATCTACGTCAAAAAAAATATGTTGTTGCTGATGGTTATTTAGAATGA
- a CDS encoding 30S ribosomal protein S27ae, whose protein sequence is MKKSTLYEVDGDKIKRKNPFCPRCSGGVFMADHGDRYACGKCGYTEIKNKD, encoded by the coding sequence ATGAAAAAATCTACACTTTATGAAGTTGATGGAGATAAAATAAAAAGAAAAAATCCATTCTGTCCTCGATGTTCTGGAGGTGTATTTATGGCTGATCATGGTGATAGATATGCTTGTGGAAAATGTGGATATACTGAAATCAAAAATAAAGATTAA
- the argH gene encoding argininosuccinate lyase, with protein MNLRSGRLDKKMTKGAAEYTSSLEADKKIFESDIKCNFAHVLMLKNEKIIDDEVADKILEALTKLKDEGFDALTFDHSVEDIHMAIENYVTDMVGIGIAGFMHTAKSRNDQVATDIRLTLRGKIIEIQLNILEFIEGIVKLAEEHKETVTIGYTHLQHAQPITIAHNFMAYAQALKRDYQRLADTYKRVNQNPLGSAAMTTTSFPINRELTTKLLGFDSYLENSMDGVSARDFIAETVFDLATLCTSLSKMCEEMVLWSTYEFGIIEMADEFSSTSSIMPQKKNPDVAEVARAKSTVVNGELITIMTILKAIPYTYNRDLQEITPHLWNSIKVANDTLKIVSDMVLSVTINKERCLELAGANFGTVTDLADVMVRERNIPFRTAHKIVGRLVNLCIEMDLEIGDVDSGFIDGIANDLGFDKLKLSNDLIKKALDPLENVKMRQVPGGPSPEMVQLACNNMKNFLKEEYAKKGVEN; from the coding sequence ATGAATTTACGAAGTGGAAGATTAGATAAAAAAATGACAAAAGGTGCAGCTGAATATACATCTTCACTTGAAGCTGATAAAAAGATCTTTGAAAGTGATATTAAATGTAATTTTGCTCATGTATTGATGTTAAAAAATGAAAAAATAATCGATGATGAAGTAGCTGATAAAATTCTTGAAGCTTTAACTAAACTTAAAGACGAAGGATTTGATGCATTAACTTTTGATCATTCTGTTGAAGATATTCATATGGCCATTGAAAATTATGTTACAGATATGGTAGGTATAGGTATAGCTGGATTCATGCACACAGCTAAGTCAAGAAATGATCAAGTAGCTACTGATATAAGATTAACACTACGTGGTAAAATCATTGAAATTCAGTTAAATATTTTAGAATTTATTGAGGGCATTGTAAAATTAGCTGAAGAACATAAAGAAACAGTAACTATTGGATACACTCATCTTCAGCATGCTCAACCGATTACTATTGCTCATAATTTCATGGCATATGCACAAGCTCTTAAAAGGGACTATCAGAGATTAGCTGATACATATAAAAGGGTCAACCAAAATCCTCTTGGTTCAGCAGCTATGACTACAACAAGTTTTCCGATTAATAGAGAACTTACTACTAAACTTCTTGGATTTGATAGCTATTTAGAAAATTCTATGGATGGAGTCTCAGCAAGAGACTTTATAGCTGAAACTGTTTTTGATTTAGCTACTCTATGTACTAGTTTATCTAAAATGTGTGAAGAAATGGTTCTTTGGAGTACTTATGAGTTTGGAATTATTGAAATGGCTGATGAATTTTCTTCAACTTCATCTATAATGCCTCAAAAAAAGAATCCTGATGTGGCTGAAGTGGCTAGAGCTAAGTCTACCGTGGTTAATGGAGAACTTATTACTATAATGACTATATTAAAAGCTATTCCTTATACTTATAATCGTGATTTACAAGAAATAACTCCTCATCTTTGGAATTCTATAAAAGTAGCTAATGATACTTTGAAAATCGTTTCTGATATGGTTTTATCTGTAACAATTAATAAAGAAAGATGTTTAGAATTAGCTGGAGCTAATTTTGGAACTGTCACCGATTTAGCTGATGTTATGGTAAGAGAAAGAAATATTCCATTTAGAACAGCTCATAAAATAGTTGGACGTCTTGTAAATCTTTGTATTGAAATGGATTTAGAAATTGGTGATGTTGATTCTGGATTTATTGATGGAATAGCTAATGACTTAGGCTTTGATAAGTTAAAATTATCTAATGATTTAATTAAAAAAGCACTTGATCCTTTAGAAAATGTTAAAATGAGACAAGTTCCAGGTGGACCTTCTCCAGAAATGGTTCAATTAGCTTGTAATAATATGAAAAACTTTTTAAAAGAAGAATATGCTAAAAAAGGTGTTGAAAACTAA
- a CDS encoding NAD(P)/FAD-dependent oxidoreductase — MIKTDVLVIGSGPAGSSAAKHAALGGADVILIDKKSEIGSPKRCAEGVSKAGLADLGIEPNPRWVTKELDGVRLVSPNGTNVWLTSDEIELPEAGYILERKVFDKYMAMDAARAGAEIKIKTLAHGMRKEGNGYVVTCEHMGEMFEIKANIIIAADGPESRVARWAGLRTATKPTNMESGIQFEMVGVEMEKQDVIEFYFGSVSPGGYAWIFPKGDDIANVGLAVITNDTDKTPYQHLKEFVANCPATQNAQPVEFNIGGDPVGGMPKKIYGDNILVCGDAAGQVNPLTGGGIISGMKGGMHAGKVAANAIADEDFSEKYLKQYDKNVREDIGDEISKYLKVKDFALSLSDEELDSVADAFQDIQFEKVSTTELVKNLIKVNPKALLKLGKLI; from the coding sequence ATGATTAAAACTGATGTATTGGTAATTGGATCAGGACCTGCTGGATCATCTGCAGCTAAACATGCTGCATTAGGTGGAGCAGATGTAATACTTATTGACAAAAAATCTGAAATTGGATCTCCAAAACGTTGTGCAGAAGGAGTTTCAAAAGCAGGACTTGCAGATTTAGGAATTGAACCGAACCCTCGTTGGGTAACTAAGGAACTTGATGGTGTACGTCTTGTTTCTCCAAATGGTACTAATGTTTGGTTGACTTCTGATGAAATTGAACTTCCAGAAGCAGGATATATTCTTGAAAGAAAAGTTTTTGATAAATATATGGCTATGGATGCAGCTAGAGCTGGTGCAGAAATAAAAATCAAAACATTGGCTCATGGAATGAGAAAAGAAGGAAATGGCTATGTTGTAACTTGTGAACATATGGGTGAAATGTTTGAAATTAAAGCTAACATTATCATCGCAGCTGATGGACCAGAATCTCGTGTAGCTAGATGGGCAGGACTTAGAACAGCTACTAAACCAACTAATATGGAATCAGGTATTCAATTTGAAATGGTTGGAGTAGAAATGGAAAAACAAGATGTCATTGAATTCTATTTTGGAAGTGTTTCTCCTGGAGGATATGCTTGGATTTTCCCTAAAGGTGATGATATAGCTAATGTAGGGCTTGCTGTAATCACTAATGATACAGATAAAACTCCTTATCAACATCTTAAAGAATTTGTGGCTAATTGTCCAGCTACTCAAAATGCTCAACCAGTTGAATTCAATATTGGTGGAGATCCTGTAGGTGGAATGCCGAAAAAGATTTATGGTGATAATATTCTTGTTTGTGGAGATGCAGCTGGCCAAGTTAATCCACTTACTGGTGGAGGAATTATCAGTGGTATGAAAGGTGGAATGCATGCCGGTAAAGTAGCTGCAAATGCTATTGCTGATGAAGATTTCTCTGAAAAATATTTAAAACAATATGATAAGAATGTTAGAGAAGATATTGGAGATGAAATTTCTAAATATCTCAAAGTTAAAGACTTTGCTCTTTCATTATCTGATGAAGAATTAGATTCAGTAGCTGATGCTTTCCAAGATATTCAATTTGAGAAAGTTAGTACTACTGAACTTGTTAAAAACTTAATTAAAGTTAATCCTAAAGCTTTACTTAAATTAGGTAAATTGATTTAA
- the spt4 gene encoding transcription elongation factor subunit Spt4 produces MKSCTSCKRISTKERCPVCNNPTSTNWSGLLLIVDPENSDIAKELNIELPGEYALRVR; encoded by the coding sequence ATGAAATCTTGTACTTCATGTAAAAGAATATCTACTAAAGAACGTTGCCCAGTTTGTAACAATCCTACTTCAACTAATTGGAGTGGTCTTTTACTAATTGTTGATCCAGAAAATTCTGATATTGCAAAAGAATTAAATATTGAATTACCTGGTGAATATGCTTTAAGAGTAAGATAA
- a CDS encoding ATPase — MLNLKKENLIEHINKIRKEIGHENNDIQIQKLILNENTNELWIITPDRPDKSAIIGKGGWVVGKLKEETGFNKIHVESYSDFLLREYRMKFSLESLNSFIKENTNNYNDHSELEKPEFLKPMKNLKDLLEEKINNLYDFNLKDYFNSNTYNDLNSENKNDNNNHAIVALSGGVDSSFSLILAKKLGFNPLAITIDPGTIVLPKQFKDNINKLCNDLDVNHEYIPVNYSEIIKDSLNGRFHPCGRCSSVIESTLFDYAEKNNIKIVIFGDMLSTGFQCITKHTSSIENEKHHQNEEIKNNNTNNRSNNINNTSTNINSNNNSNNNYTNNKFKENKFTYRLNLPATLSIGKEEIKNTVAKYNLGKIKGFGCPLLYETHKKYPYLKKFSIQRILRETRAGVLEPGEALNLIWSFYNTE; from the coding sequence ATTTTGAATCTAAAAAAGGAAAATCTCATAGAACACATAAATAAAATAAGAAAAGAAATAGGGCATGAAAATAATGATATCCAGATTCAAAAACTTATACTCAACGAAAATACTAATGAATTATGGATTATAACTCCAGATAGACCGGATAAATCAGCAATAATAGGAAAGGGAGGTTGGGTTGTAGGTAAACTTAAAGAAGAAACAGGTTTTAATAAAATCCATGTTGAAAGCTATTCAGATTTTTTATTAAGAGAATATCGAATGAAGTTTTCATTAGAAAGTTTAAATTCGTTTATTAAAGAGAATACTAATAATTACAATGATCATTCAGAACTAGAAAAGCCTGAATTTTTAAAACCAATGAAAAATTTAAAAGATCTTTTAGAAGAAAAGATTAATAATTTATATGACTTCAATTTAAAAGATTATTTTAACAGTAATACTTACAATGACCTAAATAGTGAAAATAAAAATGACAATAATAATCATGCAATAGTAGCATTGTCAGGAGGAGTTGATAGTAGCTTTTCACTAATTTTAGCTAAAAAACTTGGGTTTAATCCATTAGCTATCACAATAGATCCTGGAACTATTGTTCTTCCAAAACAATTTAAAGATAATATAAATAAGTTATGTAATGATTTAGATGTTAACCATGAATATATCCCTGTAAATTATAGTGAAATAATAAAAGATTCATTAAATGGAAGATTTCACCCATGTGGAAGATGTTCATCTGTTATTGAATCTACATTATTTGATTATGCAGAAAAGAATAATATTAAAATAGTAATCTTTGGAGACATGCTTTCAACTGGTTTTCAGTGCATAACAAAGCACACTTCTTCGATTGAAAATGAAAAACATCATCAAAATGAAGAAATAAAGAATAATAATACTAATAATCGTTCTAATAATATTAATAATACTAGTACTAATATCAATAGCAATAATAATAGTAATAATAATTATACTAATAATAAATTTAAAGAAAATAAATTTACTTATAGATTAAATTTGCCTGCAACACTATCAATTGGAAAAGAAGAAATCAAAAACACTGTAGCTAAATATAATTTAGGAAAAATAAAAGGTTTTGGCTGTCCTCTTTTATATGAAACACATAAAAAATATCCTTATTTAAAGAAGTTTTCAATACAGAGAATCCTTAGAGAAACTAGAGCCGGTGTATTAGAACCTGGTGAAGCTCTCAATTTAATATGGAGTTTTTATAATACAGAATAA
- a CDS encoding translation initiation factor IF-2 subunit gamma, which translates to MKVQSDVNIGLVGHVDHGKTTLTKALSGIWTDTHSEETKRGISIRLGYADIEFRKCNKCGEPLCYTTALTCEHCGEETEILRKVSFVDAPGHETLMATMLSGAAIMDGAVLVIAANEYCPQPQTKEHLMALDVIGVTDVIVVQNKIDIVSKERAIESYKEIQEFVKGTCAEGAPIIPVSAQQGANIDILIDAIDKKIKTPKRDPNKPPRMHVARSFDINKPGSHPDTIRGGVIGGTLVQGTLKEGQDIEIRPGIENKHAGKNAWISLTSEIIGLNAGGEDVDEIGPGGLVGIATKLDPSLTKADSLSGSVAGEPGTLPDVLHSFEMETHLLDRVVGTKEERDVAPIKIKEPLMINCGTTTTIGVVTKVKGNVQVTLKLPVCADKGDRVALSRRVGARWRLIGYGIIQ; encoded by the coding sequence GTGAAAGTACAGTCTGATGTTAACATAGGGCTAGTGGGTCATGTCGATCATGGTAAAACAACTCTTACCAAAGCATTATCAGGTATCTGGACAGATACTCACAGCGAAGAAACTAAAAGAGGTATATCAATTCGTTTAGGATATGCTGATATTGAATTTAGAAAGTGTAACAAATGTGGTGAACCATTATGTTATACTACAGCTTTAACTTGTGAACATTGTGGTGAGGAAACTGAAATTTTAAGAAAAGTATCCTTTGTCGATGCTCCTGGACACGAAACTCTTATGGCTACTATGTTATCTGGTGCTGCAATAATGGATGGTGCAGTATTAGTAATAGCTGCTAATGAATATTGTCCACAACCTCAAACTAAAGAGCATTTAATGGCTCTTGATGTTATTGGTGTGACTGATGTTATTGTAGTTCAAAATAAAATTGATATTGTTTCAAAAGAAAGAGCTATTGAAAGCTACAAAGAGATACAAGAGTTTGTTAAAGGTACTTGTGCAGAAGGTGCTCCTATTATACCTGTTTCAGCTCAACAAGGGGCAAATATTGATATTTTAATAGATGCTATTGATAAAAAAATTAAAACACCTAAACGTGATCCTAACAAACCTCCAAGGATGCATGTAGCTAGATCCTTTGATATAAATAAACCAGGATCTCATCCCGATACCATTAGGGGAGGAGTTATTGGAGGAACATTAGTTCAAGGGACTTTAAAAGAAGGACAAGATATTGAAATTAGGCCAGGTATTGAAAATAAACATGCTGGTAAAAATGCTTGGATTTCTTTAACATCTGAAATCATTGGATTAAATGCTGGTGGGGAAGATGTTGATGAAATTGGCCCTGGTGGTCTTGTAGGAATAGCTACTAAATTAGATCCTTCTCTTACTAAGGCAGATTCATTATCTGGATCTGTAGCTGGAGAACCTGGAACTCTTCCTGATGTTTTACACAGCTTTGAAATGGAAACTCATCTTTTAGATCGTGTTGTTGGTACTAAAGAAGAGCGAGATGTTGCTCCAATTAAAATTAAAGAACCTTTAATGATTAATTGTGGTACGACTACTACTATTGGGGTTGTAACTAAAGTTAAAGGTAATGTTCAAGTAACATTGAAATTACCAGTTTGTGCGGATAAAGGAGATAGAGTAGCTTTAAGTCGTCGTGTTGGAGCTCGTTGGAGATTAATTGGTTATGGAATTATCCAATAA
- a CDS encoding cation:proton antiporter yields MDQIAINLGIIIVLGILCTKILSKYEIPGFIGLMGIGVLLGPFGFNILHGSFLDLSQELSTIAIVIILIRAGLGISQDSIRKVGRPAIAMGFLPSIFEGMSIAIISPFILGISFIEGGMLGFVLGAVAPAILVPSMLSLMKQGLGTKKSIPTILLAGASADDVVAITIFSSFLGVYFGTNANIAWTIIGIPISLILGILVGFISGIILLNIFKKWNFSLTEKLLIILAVGLLLNGVGQGLEGIIPISGLLGVMVVGFMIYNRTPKTATKLSNKFKNIWFLAEIVVFVMLGAQLNISLALSLIIPGLIVISFGLLFRSFGVYISLLGTDLNLKEKIFSMVAYFPKATVQATIGAIPLAMGVASGEIIVAIAAIGIIFSAPIGAIGIRILGPKLLTKDI; encoded by the coding sequence ATGGATCAAATTGCTATTAATCTTGGGATAATAATTGTTCTTGGAATATTATGTACAAAAATATTAAGCAAATATGAAATCCCAGGATTTATTGGATTAATGGGAATAGGTGTTTTACTTGGACCATTTGGATTTAACATCCTTCATGGTTCTTTTTTAGATTTATCTCAAGAATTATCAACCATAGCCATAGTTATCATCTTGATTAGAGCAGGACTTGGAATAAGCCAAGATTCAATTAGAAAAGTAGGAAGGCCTGCTATTGCAATGGGATTTTTACCTTCGATCTTTGAAGGAATGTCAATAGCTATTATCTCCCCATTCATCCTAGGAATTTCATTTATCGAAGGAGGGATGTTAGGATTTGTTCTTGGAGCTGTGGCTCCTGCAATTCTTGTTCCCTCTATGCTTTCATTAATGAAACAGGGATTAGGTACAAAGAAATCTATTCCAACAATACTTTTAGCAGGAGCATCTGCAGATGATGTTGTAGCAATTACAATATTTTCATCTTTTTTAGGAGTTTATTTTGGAACAAATGCTAATATAGCTTGGACAATTATTGGAATTCCAATATCATTGATTTTAGGCATTTTAGTAGGATTTATATCAGGCATTATTCTATTAAATATATTCAAAAAATGGAATTTTTCACTTACTGAAAAACTTTTAATTATTTTAGCAGTTGGGCTTCTTTTAAATGGAGTAGGTCAAGGATTAGAAGGAATAATACCAATTTCAGGACTTTTAGGAGTTATGGTAGTTGGATTTATGATATATAATCGAACCCCAAAAACAGCAACTAAACTATCAAATAAGTTTAAAAATATATGGTTCTTAGCTGAAATAGTCGTATTTGTAATGTTAGGTGCTCAATTAAATATAAGTTTAGCTTTAAGTCTCATCATACCAGGATTAATTGTTATATCTTTTGGATTACTCTTTAGATCATTTGGCGTTTATATATCATTGCTAGGAACTGATTTAAATTTAAAGGAAAAAATATTTTCTATGGTTGCATATTTCCCAAAAGCAACAGTTCAGGCTACAATTGGAGCTATTCCACTTGCAATGGGAGTTGCTTCTGGTGAAATTATAGTTGCAATAGCTGCAATAGGTATAATTTTTTCAGCACCAATAGGAGCTATTGGAATAAGAATACTTGGTCCAAAACTATTGACAAAAGATATTTAG